In Archaeoglobus profundus DSM 5631, the sequence GGAAATGCAGAAATCTTGAGAGAAGGAATAGAGAGTGGTTATATAGAGGTTAAGAGTGGATTGAGTTTGCATTCGATGAAGGTTAGAGAAGCTTTGATGTTATCCTTAGAGCCTTTCTTAGATTTCTACGGCAAGGAGGATGAACTCGAGGATTTCTTGAGAAAAGTAAGGATAGATGGTGATAAAGATTTTGAAGAGCTAAGCGATGAGGAGATGTATAGACTTTCGAATGCTGTAGCTTTAAGGTTGCTGAAAATGAATGCATATACCGGTGTCTTTAACGATATAATGAGGGGTAGGATAATTCTAAAGAGCGAGCTGATAAGAAATGCAGTTACGATGTGCGATGTCATAAACGCCTGTGGAAGGGTTACCGCTTGTAGTCTAGGCTTTGCGCTGTGTTTGAGAGATTCAAAATATTTGAACAAGGCTTTCGAGATATGGAGAAACTACACGACGGAACTACTGGAAAGAATAAACGCTGTGAGAGATGACGTAAGAGAGGGTTTCTGCATAAGGTACGTCATCATGAGCGATGGAAACGCTGCAAGTCCCATAGCAACCATATTCTCGCGATACTTCTATCCAGACAAACCCTTCATAGCTGTGAGTGTTAAGGGCGAGAGGGCTAAAGTTTCTGCAAGGGGCAACGATTCATTGAAGGTGAACTTGGCTGAAGTCATGCAGAAGGCTGGAGAAAAGGTAGGAGGAAGGGGTGGAGGGCATAGGGTTGCCGCAGGTGCAATAATTCCGGCTGACAAGGTTGAGGAATTCATAAGCGAGGTTGACAGGCTATGCTGTTCGCAAGGGTAAAGATCGAGAGCGATAATGCTGAATTGATTCACTTGTCTTTAAAGCCAGATGATATGAACTGGTGCTACACCTATGCGAAAGATGGAATTTTGTTCATCGAGGTCAAGACGGAAAAAATGGGTGCAATGATAAACGCCTTGGAAGATTACTTCATAAACCTTAAAGCCCTACAAAGTGTTATAAACGCTTTGAACGAGTTAAAATTATGACGAGAGTTCTGGTTTGTCCGGTGTGCGGTTCAAATGAAATTGAGTTAGATAGTGGAGGATACACGGGAAAGTACATGTGCAAAGAGTGTGGTTACGTTGGGAGTTTTATCATAGAGATGAGCGAGAGCGAGTACAGAGAGTTAAAAGAGGCTGGAGAGCTCGAGAGATTTATTAATGAAAAAAAGAAGGAATTGCCCAAGGAGAAGAAACCCGAGAAGTATCCCTACGAAAACCCATAACATTTTTGAGATATATCTCAAAAATGTTAAATACTTAGGATTGATTACACCTCATGAAAGAAGTGGTTAAGGCAGTCAAGTCTTCTAAGCCAGTTGTAATTTACGATGAAAAGTCTGTTTTGGCTATTCCGGCTGAAGTCGTGAGCGTTGAAGTCGTGAAGATGATGATGAAGCACTGCGATGAGATTAGAGTTGCCCTGCCTTGGAAGAGGATAGTTGAACTTGGATTGAACAGGTACAAAGTTTTCAACGGGAACGCAATCCCTTTGGACTTTAAAAGTCTATCAGCTAACGATAGGGCTGAGTTTATGAAGATACTTGCAAGAGGAAAGCTCGATCTAAACGACGTAATATATCCGGGAAGAATTTTCGTTGAAGAAGCTAAGGAAGGAGGAGTTTTAGAGAGACCGAGTTTTGGGGAGGCAAGCTTGGATTTGGCGAGATTATCCGGTTTTGAACTTGCCGGGGTTTACGCACCTCTTCTAGATGAAGGAAATATCGCAGATAGGGATTTTGGAGTAAAGTTCGCCAAAGAGATGGGATTGAAAGCAGTTAGTATCAACGAGCTTATAGAGTTTAGGTTGAAGAACGAGAAGCTAGTTGAGAGAGTTGTCAGCGCAACACTTCCGACAAAATTTTACGGAACTTTCAAGGCTGTTGGCTATAAAACACCTTTAGGTGAAATCGTCGCTTTAGTAAAGGGAAACGTCAGCGAGGGAGATGTTCTCGTCAGAATTCACTCCGAATGCTTGACAGGTGATGTTTTTCACTCTCTGAGATGCGACTGTGGAGAGCAACTCGAAAGGGCTTTGAAGAAGATTGACGAGGAGGGTAAGGGGGTTCTAATTTACATGAGAGGTCACGAAGGGAGAGGAATTGGTTTAATAAACAAGCTGATGGCTTACAAACTGCAGGAGGAAGGTAAGGACACAGTTGAAGCTAACGTTGAGCTTGGATTTCCACCAGATTTGAGAAGCTACGGCATTGCCGCACAGATTCTTATGGATTTAGGTGTGAAATCCGTGAGATTGATGACCAACAACCCCAATAAGATTGAAGAACTCAAGAAGTATGGATTTAAGGTTGTTAGAGAGCCTATAGTGATCGAGCCAGTTGAAGAGAACAAGAAGTACCTTAAAACAAAGATGGAGAAGATGGGACACATGATCTGCATAAACGACTGAAAAGTTTTTTAATCCTCCACATCCTATTATTCATCGACGGCCCGGATAGCTCAGGGGTAGAGCGCAGGACTGTGGATCCTGTCGTCCCGGGTTCGAGTCCCGGTCCGGGCCCTCATAAGAGAGTTCGAGGCACGGGGACAAACTTTAACCCTTTATATACCTCCTTAGATAATGTCAGTAACGTGAAAATTGTTGTCGACGTAGAAAAGTGGAGATCAATCGATTACGAAAGAGAATTAGAGAGGGAAATCGAAAGAATCAAAAAGAGCAAAATTTCAGAAACCAACAAAAAATTCATCTTAAAATACAAGAACCATAGACTCGCAAACGGCGTAAGCGTGGCGAGGGTTTGTAGAGAGGTAAAATCTCTGAGATTGCTATGTGAAAGATACAACTTGAACTTGGACAATTTAAACGAAGACGTCATCGAAGATCTTTTCGCAGA encodes:
- a CDS encoding single-stranded-DNA-specific exonuclease RecJ is translated as MLDILKAIAREGIKFVEKHDFVRIFTHYDPDGITAGAIIATALIRLGKDFQVRFLKGLNEEVEYDKDDLVILSDMGSGYPDVVSKIEADTIVVDHHIPTGRIEKDNLVHINPHLAGLDGTYELSASGTAYVFANVLGDNRDLAGIALVGAIGDKQKMKGGNAEILREGIESGYIEVKSGLSLHSMKVREALMLSLEPFLDFYGKEDELEDFLRKVRIDGDKDFEELSDEEMYRLSNAVALRLLKMNAYTGVFNDIMRGRIILKSELIRNAVTMCDVINACGRVTACSLGFALCLRDSKYLNKAFEIWRNYTTELLERINAVRDDVREGFCIRYVIMSDGNAASPIATIFSRYFYPDKPFIAVSVKGERAKVSARGNDSLKVNLAEVMQKAGEKVGGRGGGHRVAAGAIIPADKVEEFISEVDRLCCSQG
- a CDS encoding KEOPS complex subunit Pcc1, which produces MLFARVKIESDNAELIHLSLKPDDMNWCYTYAKDGILFIEVKTEKMGAMINALEDYFINLKALQSVINALNELKL
- a CDS encoding TFIIB-type zinc ribbon-containing protein encodes the protein MTRVLVCPVCGSNEIELDSGGYTGKYMCKECGYVGSFIIEMSESEYRELKEAGELERFINEKKKELPKEKKPEKYPYENP
- the ribA gene encoding GTP cyclohydrolase II is translated as MKEVVKAVKSSKPVVIYDEKSVLAIPAEVVSVEVVKMMMKHCDEIRVALPWKRIVELGLNRYKVFNGNAIPLDFKSLSANDRAEFMKILARGKLDLNDVIYPGRIFVEEAKEGGVLERPSFGEASLDLARLSGFELAGVYAPLLDEGNIADRDFGVKFAKEMGLKAVSINELIEFRLKNEKLVERVVSATLPTKFYGTFKAVGYKTPLGEIVALVKGNVSEGDVLVRIHSECLTGDVFHSLRCDCGEQLERALKKIDEEGKGVLIYMRGHEGRGIGLINKLMAYKLQEEGKDTVEANVELGFPPDLRSYGIAAQILMDLGVKSVRLMTNNPNKIEELKKYGFKVVREPIVIEPVEENKKYLKTKMEKMGHMICIND